Proteins encoded in a region of the Brevundimonas vesicularis genome:
- a CDS encoding Rrf2 family transcriptional regulator gives MRLSTKGRYAVMAMADLAKNGRGESGEIRAVSLAEIAARQEISLSYLEQLFARLRKSELVKSVRGPGGGYRLAKAAHETVVAEIVLAVDEPIRATRCVAHGSPKGCMLAGERCITHNLWEDLGDEIHRYLAGVSLEDVVMNRTGQRRRNVEPSAVGVAA, from the coding sequence AAGGACGATACGCCGTGATGGCGATGGCCGATCTGGCGAAGAACGGACGCGGCGAGAGCGGTGAAATCCGGGCGGTTTCGCTGGCCGAGATCGCCGCACGCCAGGAGATTTCGCTGAGCTATCTGGAGCAGTTGTTCGCCCGATTGAGGAAGAGCGAACTGGTCAAGAGCGTGCGCGGACCGGGCGGCGGATACCGTCTGGCCAAGGCGGCGCACGAGACGGTGGTCGCCGAGATCGTGCTGGCGGTGGATGAACCGATCCGGGCGACGCGGTGCGTGGCGCATGGCTCGCCGAAGGGCTGCATGCTGGCCGGCGAGCGCTGCATCACCCACAATCTTTGGGAAGACCTGGGCGACGAGATCCATCGCTATCTGGCGGGCGTGTCGCTGGAGGATGTGGTGATGAACCGCACGGGCCAGCGTCGGCGCAACGTCGAGCCCTCTGCCGTGGGGGTCGCGGCATGA
- a CDS encoding cysteine desulfurase family protein has product MTGVYLDYNASGLVRPEVLEIMARALADNGNPSAVHAAGRRARARVETARAQVADLVGADPTAVVFNSGGTEANAQGIASALAAGCERLIVSATEHPCVAEAAANAGVAVEVLPVDANGVVDLDWLAQALRHPGRSVVAIHHANNESGVIQPIAEAAALVRAAGGWLHVDAIQSAGKVAVDMRALDADTLTLSAHKLGGAQGVGALIFKAGLSGVRILHGAGQERGLRAGTENVPGIAGFGVAADCAARDLEMMASHVAWRDAAEAKVKAAGATIIGGDVARLPNTLFMAVEGWDSPQQLITLDLTGVMVSAGSACSSGKVKPSKTISAMGLNSLATGGVRVSGGWGTVESDWARFADAWVAAYNKHKTRAAERVREVA; this is encoded by the coding sequence ATGACCGGCGTCTATCTGGACTACAACGCCTCGGGCCTGGTGCGGCCGGAAGTGCTGGAGATCATGGCCAGGGCCCTGGCCGACAACGGCAATCCCTCGGCGGTCCATGCGGCTGGCCGGCGGGCGCGAGCGCGGGTCGAGACCGCGCGGGCGCAGGTCGCGGATCTGGTCGGGGCCGATCCGACGGCGGTGGTGTTCAATTCGGGCGGCACCGAAGCCAATGCTCAGGGCATCGCCAGCGCCCTGGCGGCCGGGTGCGAACGGTTGATCGTGTCGGCGACCGAGCATCCTTGCGTGGCCGAAGCGGCCGCGAATGCGGGCGTAGCCGTAGAGGTGCTGCCGGTCGATGCGAACGGGGTGGTCGATCTGGACTGGCTGGCGCAGGCGCTGCGCCATCCGGGCCGGTCCGTGGTCGCCATCCATCATGCGAACAACGAAAGCGGCGTCATTCAGCCGATCGCCGAGGCGGCGGCTCTGGTGCGGGCGGCGGGCGGCTGGCTGCACGTCGATGCGATCCAGTCGGCGGGCAAGGTCGCGGTCGATATGCGCGCGCTGGATGCGGACACCCTGACCCTGTCGGCGCACAAGCTGGGCGGGGCGCAGGGCGTGGGCGCCCTGATCTTCAAGGCAGGTCTGTCGGGCGTACGGATCCTGCACGGCGCGGGGCAGGAGCGGGGCCTGCGCGCCGGGACCGAGAACGTCCCGGGCATCGCCGGGTTCGGCGTCGCGGCCGATTGCGCGGCGCGGGATCTGGAGATGATGGCCTCGCACGTCGCCTGGCGCGATGCGGCCGAGGCGAAGGTCAAGGCCGCGGGGGCGACCATCATCGGCGGCGACGTGGCGCGTCTGCCCAACACCCTGTTCATGGCCGTCGAAGGCTGGGACAGTCCGCAGCAGCTGATCACCCTGGACCTGACGGGCGTCATGGTGTCGGCCGGCTCGGCCTGTTCATCGGGCAAGGTGAAGCCGTCCAAGACCATCAGCGCCATGGGGCTGAACAGCCTTGCGACCGGGGGCGTTCGCGTGTCCGGCGGCTGGGGCACGGTCGAGAGCGACTGGGCAAGGTTCGCCGACGCCTGGGTCGCCGCCTACAACAAGCACAAGACGCGCGCCGCCGAGCGCGTGAGAGAGGTCGCCTGA